In Paenibacillus sp. BIC5C1, a genomic segment contains:
- a CDS encoding sialidase family protein yields MVNIQISPSTSAQFEPTIAVNWLNPSVMVVVAVDLSSGPPIIGLYKSIDAGATWTTTLLPLPTGFAGIEAPHIDYIFPNTFVVLAHAFDSDGLSGSIVSYTSVDNASSFGTPVIVNQGFGQFVNDDQVVVVTDKAGSSPFFGNVYTGYTHDYNTQFIPGNTIFFNRSLDSGNTYSSPSLLSSIEEFEEFPGIAITLNGIVVVGWINQPPGDTDLKIRTSPDGGVTFTNETMVDSVVVPPDPLPGYQFRCLTYPSLAADISNAPTTQGNVYAVWQDFREGYSDIFLATSTNFGVDWGTPIPITGSPVGSQNFFPVITVSPTDGAIFVTYYTNQVDPLNIDVYLATSRDGGLTFTNTRITTTSFDVTGDVLIGDYIGNAIVPQTGRLVSVWTDTRTGTENIWFGDNQ; encoded by the coding sequence ATGGTTAATATTCAAATTTCGCCAAGCACAAGCGCTCAATTCGAGCCCACCATCGCGGTGAATTGGCTCAATCCTTCGGTTATGGTTGTTGTAGCCGTAGATCTTTCATCAGGTCCTCCCATTATAGGTTTATACAAATCTATTGACGCAGGTGCTACGTGGACAACAACGTTATTACCGCTACCCACAGGATTTGCAGGCATCGAAGCACCACACATTGATTATATTTTTCCGAATACGTTCGTAGTGTTGGCCCATGCCTTCGATTCAGACGGTCTCAGCGGGTCGATTGTTTCCTATACATCAGTCGACAACGCCTCTTCATTCGGGACGCCAGTTATTGTGAATCAAGGGTTTGGACAGTTTGTGAATGATGACCAGGTGGTTGTTGTCACTGACAAGGCTGGATCAAGTCCCTTCTTCGGAAATGTATATACCGGTTATACTCATGATTACAACACGCAATTCATACCAGGAAATACGATATTTTTCAATCGCTCCCTAGATAGCGGTAATACCTATTCCAGTCCCTCCCTGCTGTCTTCGATTGAAGAATTCGAAGAATTCCCCGGCATCGCCATTACATTAAATGGGATTGTCGTCGTGGGTTGGATCAATCAACCTCCTGGTGATACAGATCTTAAAATTCGTACTTCACCGGACGGTGGAGTCACTTTTACCAATGAAACGATGGTTGATTCCGTTGTGGTTCCGCCAGACCCATTACCGGGATACCAATTTAGATGTCTGACATATCCTTCCCTCGCCGCGGATATTTCTAATGCACCGACGACGCAAGGTAATGTCTATGCTGTATGGCAAGACTTTCGGGAAGGTTATTCCGATATTTTTCTTGCTACTTCCACTAATTTTGGTGTGGATTGGGGGACACCAATACCCATTACGGGAAGCCCAGTGGGATCTCAAAACTTTTTTCCAGTCATAACTGTGTCCCCTACGGATGGTGCAATATTTGTTACCTATTACACGAATCAGGTTGATCCCCTCAACATTGATGTTTATCTAGCTACATCGAGAGATGGAGGATTGACTTTTACGAACACCCGTATAACGACAACTTCCTTTGATGTCACCGGCGATGTCTTGATTGGGGACTACATTGGCAATGCGATTGTCCCTCAAACAGGCCGTCTAGTGAGTGTATGGACGGACACGCGGACTGGTACGGAGAACATCTGGTTTGGTGATAATCAATGA
- a CDS encoding glycosyltransferase family 2 protein gives MPDVGIVMPVYTQKPDFLRKALKSVLQQIFTDYELVIVIDGDPQMEPIVKGYTASDPRVSVISYPTNQGVAHALNTGFNVLLSNPDIKYLTWVSSDNIYDPHFLEVLRASLIKGPQSLGIVYSSFQSIDNEGNLLSDEHHLAALRQYQGQSKEKLLDSSIIGVSFMYKAELAKIVGEYRMQPVEDYEYWLRLVEHCEIRFIPVELMHYRVNSPFSVSIQLHATEHHRRWRYTYHLARLQARCRREIAPVLTVLYPVQTAELSHIKAVEDMYEQTFSNYIFRVMDLSHDGQPTSVLAEISHPITEFIWMPGASVQHAIYRMLLSVTTPYTIIYGPESFTSYMDIQYLMENLIKNDHLAISNYYTEDHTLIGYRNKGVPNVKKTNTNELFKSAELLELYSQIMITNTDEKE, from the coding sequence TTGCCGGATGTAGGGATTGTAATGCCTGTGTATACGCAAAAACCAGACTTTTTGCGAAAAGCTCTGAAGTCTGTTTTACAACAGATATTCACCGATTATGAACTAGTCATTGTAATAGACGGTGACCCACAGATGGAGCCCATTGTCAAAGGATATACCGCCAGTGATCCGCGGGTATCCGTGATCTCATATCCGACTAATCAAGGTGTAGCTCACGCGCTTAATACCGGATTTAATGTACTTTTAAGTAATCCTGACATCAAATATTTAACTTGGGTATCAAGCGACAATATATATGATCCACACTTTCTGGAAGTTCTTCGTGCATCCTTAATTAAGGGACCGCAGTCATTAGGCATTGTATATAGTTCTTTTCAAAGCATAGATAATGAGGGGAACCTTCTAAGTGACGAGCACCATTTGGCTGCTCTTCGACAATATCAAGGCCAGTCCAAAGAGAAGCTGCTCGATTCTTCAATTATCGGTGTTTCTTTTATGTACAAAGCCGAACTCGCCAAAATTGTTGGTGAATACCGGATGCAGCCTGTTGAAGATTATGAGTATTGGCTGCGTCTGGTAGAACACTGTGAGATTCGCTTTATTCCGGTGGAACTTATGCACTATCGTGTGAATTCCCCCTTCAGTGTATCGATACAGCTCCATGCAACAGAGCATCATCGGAGATGGAGATATACCTATCATTTAGCCCGTTTACAGGCTCGTTGCCGTAGAGAAATCGCTCCTGTTTTAACGGTCCTATATCCGGTACAGACCGCAGAACTTTCCCACATTAAAGCTGTGGAGGATATGTATGAACAGACTTTTAGCAACTATATTTTTCGGGTAATGGATTTGTCGCATGATGGCCAGCCTACATCCGTACTTGCAGAGATTTCACATCCAATAACCGAGTTTATATGGATGCCAGGCGCATCTGTTCAGCATGCTATATACCGAATGCTCTTAAGTGTAACTACCCCGTACACTATAATCTATGGTCCTGAATCGTTTACATCCTATATGGATATCCAGTATTTGATGGAGAACCTGATTAAAAATGATCATCTGGCTATAAGCAATTATTATACTGAGGATCATACTCTAATCGGTTATCGTAATAAGGGTGTACCAAATGTAAAAAAAACAAATACCAACGAACTCTTCAAGAGCGCGGAATTGCTGGAGCTATATAGTCAGATTATGATTACAAATACAGATGAAAAAGAGTGA
- a CDS encoding glycosyltransferase family 4 protein yields the protein MKVLFTFFNPSGGMETLNRVRCAALNARGIECHMLYTHDGEGRRNIRDFPVHLIHSNEDISNLLCSQKFDLIVVNSDIDLVEQIRILGYKGLMVFELQGLGELEEARAVIANYAGRISLYTDALLYPETAHLKKLLKEYLPAMPHYCFDNPVGLPYFEYTAYPPKNYPVLAWIGRIQANKNWKEFLQIGMQLLRSQPEMYLWIFQDDTLADPEEKARFDQFIAETGIASKLIMYSNIPHEHMADYLSIIGDSGGLLCSTSILEGFGYAVAEAMLCRCPVLSTDSDGIRRLVIHNQTGKIYSRGNIEEAVSEALLWMNNQVFRTSVRHEAEEHVRVNLNPELYVTRFLTMYTSMLGKIAR from the coding sequence ATGAAAGTATTATTTACGTTCTTTAATCCAAGCGGGGGGATGGAAACCTTAAACCGGGTAAGATGTGCAGCTCTAAACGCAAGGGGAATTGAATGTCATATGCTGTACACTCATGATGGCGAAGGTCGGAGGAATATTCGCGATTTTCCCGTTCATCTGATTCACAGCAACGAGGATATATCCAATTTACTATGTTCACAAAAGTTTGATTTGATTGTAGTAAACTCGGATATTGACCTGGTAGAGCAAATCAGAATTCTTGGTTATAAGGGTTTGATGGTGTTCGAACTGCAGGGTCTTGGGGAGCTGGAGGAAGCTAGAGCGGTTATTGCTAACTATGCAGGCCGGATCAGTCTGTATACAGATGCCCTGCTGTATCCAGAGACTGCCCATTTAAAGAAGTTACTAAAGGAATACCTTCCTGCAATGCCGCATTACTGTTTTGATAATCCTGTTGGTCTTCCTTACTTCGAATATACAGCATATCCACCGAAAAATTATCCTGTTCTGGCGTGGATTGGGCGAATTCAAGCCAATAAAAATTGGAAGGAGTTTCTACAGATTGGAATGCAGTTGCTACGTAGCCAGCCAGAAATGTATTTATGGATTTTTCAGGATGACACTTTAGCTGATCCAGAAGAGAAAGCCCGATTTGATCAATTTATCGCTGAAACAGGGATTGCTTCCAAACTGATAATGTATTCAAACATTCCACATGAGCATATGGCCGATTACTTAAGTATCATTGGTGACTCCGGGGGTTTGCTGTGTTCCACCTCTATACTTGAAGGATTTGGATATGCAGTGGCAGAAGCCATGTTATGTCGTTGTCCTGTGTTGTCCACCGATTCAGACGGAATCCGCAGGTTGGTTATTCATAATCAAACCGGAAAAATATACAGCAGAGGGAATATAGAGGAAGCCGTTTCGGAGGCATTGTTATGGATGAATAATCAGGTTTTTAGAACTTCTGTTAGACACGAAGCCGAGGAGCATGTCCGAGTTAATCTGAACCCCGAGCTATACGTTACAAGATTCCTTACGATGTACACATCAATGTTAGGTAAGATAGCCCGTTAG
- a CDS encoding alginate O-acetyltransferase AlgX-related protein — MHNFFAKKRITAFLFILVLVTFSVLNIIQSFGPIQKTLASADYHYSEAKELIHELDDDINEHVFDKFGFVEAYGYMQSLMWKNEENNFEVVKDMEGKLHYTYFATEPTDTKDLSDQVAALGAHLAPKTKLTYVMTPDKYVRGYTQFPEGIPYNYNNETADGFLANLKQDGIDTVDLREGLLESGIPAKDLFFTTDHHWKIKTAFWAFGQLVNHLDGMYDKPLDPDHYFTDLNNYNVVPYQDIFIGSQGRKAGKYFAGDDDFDLIYPKFKTDYSFYFKTGETEATLNGRFEDALLTTYPLNVQGATYDLTADKYFTYLYGNQGIVHVVNKDKPNGLKVMFIKDSLAVPMISFLSTVVSEIYLIDPRYYTGDIVDFASKTDLDHVFVSISPQDLVDEFFPYGAKD, encoded by the coding sequence ATGCACAACTTTTTTGCCAAAAAGAGAATCACGGCTTTCCTCTTCATTCTCGTGCTCGTGACATTCTCTGTTCTGAACATTATTCAATCCTTCGGGCCGATCCAAAAGACGCTGGCCTCAGCGGACTATCATTATTCTGAAGCCAAAGAACTGATTCACGAACTGGATGACGACATTAATGAACATGTCTTCGATAAGTTCGGCTTCGTGGAAGCGTACGGATATATGCAGTCACTCATGTGGAAGAACGAGGAGAACAACTTCGAGGTCGTAAAAGACATGGAGGGAAAACTGCACTATACCTACTTCGCGACAGAGCCGACAGATACGAAAGATCTGTCCGATCAGGTTGCTGCACTGGGAGCTCATTTGGCCCCAAAAACGAAGCTAACCTATGTAATGACACCCGACAAATACGTACGTGGTTATACCCAGTTCCCGGAAGGCATTCCTTACAATTATAACAACGAAACAGCCGATGGCTTTCTCGCCAATCTCAAGCAGGATGGCATCGATACGGTGGATCTGCGCGAAGGTCTGTTGGAAAGTGGTATTCCGGCAAAGGATCTCTTTTTCACCACGGATCACCACTGGAAAATCAAGACCGCGTTCTGGGCCTTTGGCCAGCTCGTGAATCATCTGGACGGCATGTACGATAAGCCGCTGGACCCGGATCATTATTTCACCGACTTAAATAACTATAATGTGGTTCCGTATCAGGATATTTTCATTGGATCACAGGGGCGAAAAGCCGGGAAATACTTTGCGGGTGACGATGACTTTGACCTGATTTATCCGAAGTTCAAAACGGACTATTCCTTCTACTTCAAGACCGGCGAGACGGAAGCTACATTGAACGGTCGCTTTGAGGACGCTCTGCTCACGACCTATCCCCTGAATGTGCAAGGAGCTACCTATGATCTAACCGCTGACAAGTACTTTACGTACCTCTACGGAAATCAGGGAATCGTTCATGTGGTGAACAAAGACAAGCCCAACGGACTCAAGGTAATGTTCATCAAGGACTCTCTCGCAGTGCCAATGATCTCCTTCCTGTCGACCGTCGTGTCTGAGATTTACCTGATTGATCCACGGTATTATACGGGAGACATCGTGGATTTCGCCAGCAAAACCGACCTGGATCACGTCTTTGTGTCCATTTCGCCGCAGGATCTCGTCGATGAATTTTTCCCTTACGGGGCGAAAGATTAA
- a CDS encoding MBOAT family O-acyltransferase, translating into MLFSSVIFLFYFLPLVLGLYYILRFSVTAKNMLLLVASLFFYAWGEPWFVLIMLASICFNYIFALLVNKFRERRNAAYTIITLMLIVNLGMLFVFKYMAFALRIVNENTSFGLNIPNIALPLGISFFTFHGISYVIDVYRGHGAVQKNLFYVALYISFFPQLIAGPILRYNTIADQMVNRKESWDKFALGCCRFIVGLGKKVLLSNSMAIVADHIFSMGGTSDIPASLAWLGAIAYTLQIYFDFSGYSDMAIGLALMFGFKFEENFRYPYISRSITEFWRRWHISLGTWFKEYVYFPLGGSRVTNKDKMIRNLLIVWGLTGVWHGAEWTFVVWGLINFAFIALEKISNFDKGTRFNPLRHLYAMFIVVIGWVIFRSPDLLQAGNYLGNMFGLYGNGFWSDTTWMFLREYALFFILGIVFCMPIATRMNKLMVDGARFSKPLELVYPVTIIVLFLVCVSYLVKGTYNPFIYFNF; encoded by the coding sequence GTGCTCTTTTCCAGTGTAATCTTTCTATTTTATTTTCTGCCGCTTGTGCTGGGGCTGTATTACATACTGAGATTCTCGGTTACGGCCAAAAACATGCTGCTGCTGGTTGCCAGTCTATTCTTCTATGCATGGGGTGAACCGTGGTTTGTCCTCATCATGCTGGCCTCCATCTGTTTCAACTATATCTTCGCCCTGCTTGTGAACAAGTTCAGAGAACGACGGAATGCCGCTTACACCATCATTACGTTGATGCTTATCGTCAATCTGGGTATGCTGTTTGTCTTCAAATACATGGCTTTTGCACTTCGTATTGTGAATGAGAATACAAGCTTTGGATTAAATATTCCGAATATCGCGTTACCGCTAGGGATCTCGTTCTTCACCTTCCACGGAATTTCCTATGTCATCGATGTGTATCGCGGACATGGTGCTGTGCAGAAAAACCTCTTCTATGTGGCGTTGTATATCTCCTTCTTCCCTCAGCTCATTGCCGGACCGATTCTGCGCTATAACACAATTGCAGACCAGATGGTCAACCGTAAGGAAAGTTGGGACAAGTTCGCACTCGGCTGCTGCCGCTTCATTGTGGGTCTGGGTAAAAAGGTGCTGTTATCCAACAGCATGGCGATTGTCGCAGATCACATCTTTAGCATGGGTGGCACCTCGGATATTCCGGCAAGTCTGGCATGGCTTGGAGCCATCGCCTATACGTTGCAGATTTATTTTGATTTCTCAGGATACTCCGATATGGCCATTGGTCTAGCCCTCATGTTCGGGTTCAAGTTCGAAGAGAACTTCAGATATCCGTATATCTCTCGCTCCATCACTGAATTTTGGCGTCGCTGGCATATCTCGCTCGGCACCTGGTTCAAAGAATATGTCTATTTCCCACTCGGGGGATCACGTGTCACCAACAAGGATAAAATGATTCGCAATCTGCTCATCGTCTGGGGACTGACTGGCGTGTGGCATGGCGCGGAGTGGACATTTGTCGTCTGGGGATTAATTAACTTCGCATTCATTGCATTGGAGAAAATCTCTAACTTTGATAAAGGTACCCGCTTCAACCCGCTGCGGCATCTCTATGCGATGTTTATTGTGGTCATCGGGTGGGTGATCTTCCGTTCACCGGATCTGCTTCAAGCTGGCAACTATCTGGGCAATATGTTCGGACTGTACGGCAATGGATTCTGGAGTGATACAACCTGGATGTTCCTGAGAGAGTACGCACTCTTCTTCATCCTCGGTATTGTGTTCTGCATGCCAATTGCCACACGAATGAACAAACTGATGGTGGACGGCGCACGTTTCAGCAAACCATTGGAACTGGTGTACCCGGTCACAATCATCGTTTTATTTCTGGTCTGTGTATCGTATCTGGTCAAAGGTACATACAATCCGTTTATTTATTTCAATTTCTGA
- a CDS encoding glycosyltransferase, protein MNYLSTRNKILVTATVIMSCIYVIWRTFFTIPFGHGPLAVTAGLALLIVELIGMFELAVHFYNMTRLEYPELPVVDEALYPDVDVFIATYNEPTSLLFKTINGCLNMDYPDRSKVHIHLCDDSNRPEMRELAAHLGINYLTRTEHIHAKAGNLNNAMKHTSSPLIVTFDADMIPKHDFLTSCVPYFLTGEKIGFVQTPQSFYNPDQFQYNLYSENRIPNEQDYFYRDVQVGRNKSNSVIYGGTNTVLSRQALEDVGGFYTGSITEDFATGIEMQSKGYRCFATNKVLASGLAPGDLKSLIKQRQRWARGCIQTGKKMNLLFKKGLSFAQKLNYISSITYWYSGLKRLLYIMSPILFAVFGVLVVKCTILEILVFWLPMYLLTNTCLRMLSGNIRTTKWTNVYETILFPSLLPAVILETLGITMNKFVVTRKDGAQNDDRNYQIKQMIPHLILAVLSIIGIVNCIHWTFSQGTIGFLVVLYWLLINFYNIMMSIFFLAGRKVFRNHERSTAAVDCTLTTEGEVISCITNDLSEGGISVILDTPKYIPSDMEIGIKLVNDRYSSEFTGKVAHVASIGNRWKYAFTVTDITEQEQRQLLHIIYDREPTLPQKLDKDISTFEDIRLNFVRRGQSEFMSNRKLARIALNRELPTADHGTVTLLDFNYEFVLVEVEPHDLANEIQLPLGEDISLECMWVQSLRNKRGNLYRVTNIRDVARNHQMPTLEALLKQWNKEHVQLGKTGPVSQGKNNISSDELNEMAYL, encoded by the coding sequence TTGAACTACTTAAGTACACGCAACAAGATACTTGTCACAGCTACTGTGATTATGTCTTGTATTTACGTCATTTGGCGTACATTTTTCACCATTCCTTTCGGACATGGCCCTCTCGCCGTAACCGCAGGTCTTGCCCTCCTCATTGTCGAACTTATAGGTATGTTCGAACTCGCCGTCCATTTTTACAATATGACCCGGCTCGAATATCCCGAACTTCCCGTTGTTGACGAAGCCTTATATCCGGATGTGGATGTATTTATCGCAACTTATAATGAACCCACTTCGCTTCTGTTCAAAACGATTAATGGCTGTCTGAATATGGATTATCCTGATCGCTCCAAAGTACATATCCATCTGTGTGATGACTCCAATCGTCCAGAAATGAGGGAACTGGCTGCTCATCTGGGCATCAACTACCTTACGCGAACGGAGCATATACACGCCAAGGCGGGTAACCTGAACAATGCCATGAAGCATACTTCTTCCCCGCTAATCGTCACCTTTGATGCAGACATGATTCCAAAACATGATTTTCTGACGTCGTGCGTTCCCTATTTTTTGACCGGAGAAAAAATTGGTTTTGTGCAGACACCACAGAGCTTCTATAATCCGGATCAGTTCCAGTACAATCTGTACTCCGAGAACCGGATACCGAATGAACAGGACTATTTCTATCGGGACGTACAGGTGGGACGTAACAAATCCAACTCCGTCATCTATGGAGGAACAAATACTGTACTCTCCAGACAGGCACTGGAAGATGTCGGCGGTTTCTATACCGGTTCCATTACAGAGGATTTTGCCACTGGTATTGAAATGCAGAGCAAAGGGTATCGCTGCTTCGCTACCAATAAAGTACTGGCCTCGGGACTTGCTCCCGGTGATCTGAAAAGTCTGATCAAACAGCGTCAGCGCTGGGCGCGTGGTTGTATCCAGACAGGTAAAAAAATGAACCTTCTCTTCAAAAAGGGACTTAGTTTTGCGCAAAAACTGAACTACATCTCATCCATTACCTACTGGTACTCCGGTTTAAAACGACTGCTGTACATCATGTCACCCATACTGTTTGCCGTGTTCGGCGTTCTAGTTGTGAAATGTACCATTCTGGAGATTCTCGTGTTCTGGTTGCCGATGTATCTGTTGACCAACACCTGTCTGCGGATGTTATCCGGCAATATTAGAACCACCAAATGGACCAATGTATATGAGACCATTTTGTTCCCTTCCCTTCTGCCTGCCGTCATTCTGGAAACTCTGGGCATCACGATGAACAAATTCGTCGTTACCCGCAAAGACGGCGCTCAAAATGATGATCGGAACTATCAGATTAAACAGATGATTCCTCATCTGATTCTGGCGGTACTGTCCATTATCGGAATCGTGAATTGTATCCATTGGACATTTAGCCAGGGAACGATTGGTTTCCTCGTTGTGCTGTACTGGTTATTGATTAATTTCTACAACATCATGATGTCGATCTTCTTCCTGGCTGGACGCAAAGTGTTCCGCAATCATGAGCGCTCAACGGCTGCTGTGGATTGCACGCTCACAACGGAAGGGGAGGTCATCTCCTGCATCACCAACGATCTCTCGGAAGGCGGCATTTCCGTTATACTGGATACACCGAAGTACATTCCAAGTGATATGGAGATTGGCATTAAACTGGTGAATGATCGATATTCAAGCGAGTTTACTGGTAAGGTGGCACATGTCGCTTCGATCGGGAACCGCTGGAAATATGCTTTTACGGTTACGGATATCACGGAACAAGAGCAGCGCCAGCTGCTGCATATCATCTATGATCGCGAACCTACGCTGCCTCAGAAGCTGGACAAGGATATCAGTACATTTGAAGACATTCGCCTGAATTTTGTACGTAGAGGTCAGAGTGAATTCATGTCCAACCGGAAGCTGGCACGAATTGCGCTAAATCGCGAATTGCCAACGGCAGATCATGGAACCGTGACATTGCTGGATTTCAACTATGAATTCGTCTTGGTGGAGGTGGAGCCTCATGATTTGGCCAATGAGATCCAACTTCCGCTTGGCGAAGACATCTCACTGGAATGCATGTGGGTGCAGTCCCTGCGTAACAAACGAGGCAATCTGTACCGTGTGACCAATATTCGTGATGTTGCTCGCAACCATCAGATGCCAACCTTGGAAGCTCTGCTAAAACAGTGGAATAAGGAACATGTCCAGTTGGGTAAAACAGGCCCTGTATCCCAGGGCAAGAACAACATCTCTTCAGACGAACTGAACGAGATGGCTTATCTATAG
- a CDS encoding CBS domain-containing protein → MEISYFLLPKAEVAYIKSSASMKDAIEQLELQHYTAIPVIDQDGKYVATLSEGDLLWKMRSTPGLTFETMDQVQVHEIDNRVYNECVFIKAEMEDMLTLAADQNFVPVVDVDRVFLGIIRRKDIIEYYTRNISD, encoded by the coding sequence ATGGAAATCAGCTATTTTTTACTCCCCAAAGCCGAAGTGGCCTATATCAAGTCTTCCGCTTCCATGAAAGATGCGATCGAGCAGCTTGAATTGCAGCATTATACCGCCATTCCCGTGATTGACCAGGATGGAAAATATGTTGCCACCCTGTCCGAAGGCGATTTGTTATGGAAAATGCGGAGCACTCCTGGACTGACATTTGAGACGATGGATCAGGTCCAAGTGCATGAGATCGACAACCGTGTATATAATGAATGTGTCTTTATTAAGGCAGAAATGGAGGATATGCTGACGCTGGCAGCAGATCAAAACTTTGTGCCTGTGGTGGATGTCGACCGTGTCTTCCTCGGTATTATCCGTCGCAAAGATATTATTGAGTATTATACGCGCAACATCTCTGACTAA